One Sulfolobus sp. S-194 DNA segment encodes these proteins:
- a CDS encoding 30S ribosomal protein S7: MESFEVSSIDLKVFGKWDTKVEIRDPSLKKYIGLMPVYLPHTGGRHEHRRFGKAKLPIVERLINNVMRPGRNKGKKMLAYNIVKTAFDIIALKTSQNPIQVLVRAIENSAPREEVTRIMYGGIVYYVAVDVAPQRRIDLALRHLVMGAKEASFNNPKPIEEALAEEIIAAANNDPKSFAIRKKEEIERIALSSR, translated from the coding sequence ATGGAATCCTTTGAAGTTTCATCAATAGACCTCAAAGTGTTTGGCAAATGGGATACAAAAGTAGAAATTAGAGATCCTAGTCTAAAGAAATACATAGGCTTAATGCCAGTTTATTTACCTCATACCGGAGGTAGGCATGAACATAGAAGATTCGGAAAAGCTAAATTACCAATCGTAGAAAGACTTATCAATAATGTAATGAGACCCGGTAGAAATAAAGGAAAGAAAATGTTAGCTTATAACATAGTGAAAACTGCTTTTGATATAATAGCATTAAAAACAAGCCAAAATCCTATCCAGGTATTAGTTAGGGCTATAGAAAACTCAGCTCCTAGAGAAGAAGTTACGAGAATAATGTATGGTGGTATAGTGTATTATGTTGCAGTAGACGTAGCTCCACAAAGAAGAATAGACTTAGCCTTAAGACACCTAGTTATGGGTGCAAAAGAGGCTTCATTTAATAATCCTAAACCAATAGAAGAAGCCTTGGCTGAAGAAATAATTGCTGCGGCAAACAATGATCCAAAAAGCTTTGCAATTAGAAAGAAAGAAGAAATTGAGAGAATTGCATTAAGCTCGAGATAA
- a CDS encoding 30S ribosomal protein S12 → MAGGKSPKGMFAARKLRLKRLKFRWHQRKFKRRMLKLKEKFDPLEGAPMARGIVLEKVGIESRQPNSAVRKAVRVQLVKNGRIVTAFVPGDGGVNFIDEHDEVIITGIGGTLGRSMGDLPGVRYKVIMVNGVSLDALYKGKKQKPVR, encoded by the coding sequence ATGGCAGGAGGTAAATCACCTAAAGGAATGTTTGCTGCAAGGAAATTAAGGTTAAAGAGACTTAAGTTTAGATGGCATCAAAGAAAATTCAAGAGAAGGATGCTAAAATTAAAAGAAAAGTTTGATCCACTAGAAGGAGCACCAATGGCTAGAGGAATAGTACTAGAAAAAGTAGGAATTGAATCTAGGCAACCTAATTCTGCTGTAAGAAAAGCTGTAAGAGTGCAGTTAGTAAAAAATGGTAGAATAGTTACTGCTTTCGTTCCTGGAGACGGTGGTGTTAATTTCATTGATGAACACGATGAAGTCATAATTACCGGAATTGGAGGTACATTAGGTAGATCGATGGGTGACTTGCCTGGAGTGAGATACAAAGTTATAATGGTAAATGGTGTATCTTTAGACGCGTTATATAAAGGCAAGAAGCAAAAGCCAGTTAGATAG
- the rpoA2 gene encoding DNA-directed RNA polymerase subunit A'', translating to MVSDYIKSYIEKSLEQIKDKLPNKVIQDLRETLLNTDINLTESDVDKIIDLAVKDYQESLIEPGEAVGIVSAQSIGEPGTQMTLRTFHFAGIRELNVTLGLPRLIEIVDARKTPSTPIMTIYLTDEYKYEKEKALEIARKIEYTKIENVISSISVDITNMSITIQLDEEMLKDKGVDPSSVKKIISKLKLGKIRIEDIDDYTFTIYFEEIDNISALFKMREKLLNTKIKGIKGIRRAIVQKKGDEYVIITDGSNLEGVIGIKGVDVNKIQTNNIHEIADTFGIEAAREAIAREIKKVLEEQGLDVDMRHILLVADIMTRTGVVRQIGRHGVTGEKSSVLARAAFEVTVKHLLDAAARGDVEEFKGVVENIIIGQPIRLGTGIVELTMRLNVR from the coding sequence GTGGTTTCGGATTACATTAAATCTTACATAGAAAAATCATTAGAACAAATTAAAGATAAATTACCGAATAAAGTAATACAAGATTTAAGAGAAACATTATTAAATACTGACATAAATCTTACAGAATCTGATGTGGATAAGATAATAGATTTAGCAGTAAAAGATTACCAAGAGTCGTTGATTGAACCAGGAGAAGCTGTAGGTATTGTATCAGCACAGTCAATAGGTGAGCCTGGTACACAAATGACTTTAAGAACTTTCCACTTTGCTGGTATTAGAGAGTTAAATGTTACTTTAGGTTTACCTCGATTAATAGAGATCGTTGACGCGAGAAAAACGCCATCTACTCCTATAATGACTATCTATTTAACAGATGAATATAAATATGAAAAAGAAAAAGCATTAGAAATAGCAAGAAAAATTGAGTATACTAAAATAGAGAATGTAATTTCATCTATAAGCGTTGATATAACTAATATGTCTATTACCATACAGTTAGATGAGGAAATGCTTAAAGATAAAGGAGTAGACCCTTCTAGTGTTAAGAAGATAATCTCAAAGTTAAAATTAGGTAAGATACGAATTGAAGACATTGATGATTATACTTTTACTATTTACTTCGAAGAAATAGATAATATTTCAGCTTTGTTTAAAATGCGTGAAAAGTTATTAAATACAAAAATTAAAGGAATTAAAGGAATTAGAAGAGCTATAGTACAGAAAAAAGGAGATGAATATGTAATTATAACCGATGGTTCAAATTTAGAAGGCGTGATAGGAATAAAGGGGGTTGATGTAAATAAAATTCAGACAAATAATATTCACGAGATAGCAGACACTTTTGGAATAGAGGCTGCAAGAGAGGCTATAGCAAGAGAGATTAAAAAAGTTCTTGAAGAGCAAGGTCTAGATGTAGATATGAGGCATATTCTATTAGTAGCAGATATAATGACAAGAACTGGTGTAGTTAGACAAATTGGAAGACATGGAGTAACTGGAGAAAAAAGCAGCGTATTAGCTAGAGCTGCATTTGAGGTAACTGTGAAACATTTACTTGATGCTGCAGCTAGAGGAGATGTAGAAGAATTTAAAGGTGTAGTAGAAAACATTATAATCGGTCAACCAATTAGATTGGGCACGGGTATAGTTGAGTTGACTATGAGGCTGAATGTGAGGTGA
- a CDS encoding NusA-like transcription termination signal-binding factor: MPEIKLTSEELRYMSLFQDVTRVTARDCIVDEENNRIIFLVNPENMGTAIGKNGSNVKRLEKLIGKSIEIVGYSDNLEDLVRNLMAPAKVRSVKVVQSNSKKTVYINVDPQDKGLAIGKNGRNVTRAKLILKRYMDIDSVIIT, encoded by the coding sequence TTGCCTGAGATTAAGCTTACTTCAGAGGAATTAAGGTACATGTCACTTTTTCAAGATGTAACGCGTGTAACTGCAAGGGACTGTATTGTAGATGAGGAAAATAACAGAATTATATTTCTTGTAAACCCAGAAAATATGGGAACAGCTATAGGTAAAAATGGTTCTAATGTAAAAAGACTGGAAAAACTTATAGGAAAATCAATTGAGATAGTAGGATATAGTGACAATCTAGAAGATTTAGTAAGAAATTTAATGGCACCTGCAAAGGTGAGAAGTGTAAAAGTTGTTCAATCTAACTCAAAGAAGACAGTTTATATTAACGTTGATCCTCAAGATAAGGGGCTCGCTATTGGTAAGAACGGAAGAAATGTTACTAGAGCAAAGTTAATATTAAAAAGATATATGGATATTGATTCCGTGATTATAACTTAA
- a CDS encoding DNA-directed RNA polymerase subunit B produces the protein MSLTVDERWEIIKSFFKLRGLVRQHLDSFNDFLRNKLQQIIDEQGEIITEIPGLKIKLGKIRYDRPGIRETDKGPPKELTPLEARLRNLTYAVPLYLTMIPIENNIEGEPIEVYIGDLPIMLKSIADPTSNMTYDELIKIGEDPKDPGGYFIVNGTEKVIVAQEDLATNRVLVDYGKSGSNITHVAKITSAAAGYRVQVVIERLKDSSIQVSFATVPGKIPFVIMMRALGFTTDKDIVYAVSLDPEIQNELLPSLEQASSITTVEDALDFIGNRIAIGQKRENRIQRAEQIIDKYFLPHIGTSPEDRKKKGYYLAAAVNKLLELYLGRRQPDDKDHYANKRVRLAGDLFTSLFRVSFKAFVKDLVYQLEKAKVRGRRLSLTALVRADIITERVRHALATGNWVGGRTGVSQLLDRTNWLSMLSHLRRVVSSLARGQPNFEARDLHGTQWGRMCPFETPEGPNSGLVKNLALLAQVSVGINESSIEKVIYEQGVVSQEELIERLSAEEDINKYLNWSKVYLNGRLLGYYPDGKELAEKIRELRRSGKISDEVNVAHIVTDFINEVHVNCDSGRVRRPLIVVKDGKPLVSEEDIEKLRKGEITFDDLVKQGKIEFLDAEEEENAYIALNPQDLTKDHTHLEIWSPAILGITASIIPYPEHNQSPRNTYQSAMAKQALGLYAANYQLRTDTRAHLLHYPQKPLVGTKILDIIGYNDRPAGNNAILAVMSYTGYNMEDAIIMNKSSVERGMYRSTFFRLYSTEELKYPGGQEDKIMKPEPGTKGYKGNEYYRLLEDNGIVSPEVEVKGGDVLIGKVSPPRFLQEFKELSPEQSKRDTSIVTRHGEMGIVDLVLVTESSEGNKLVKVRVRDLRIPEIGDKFATRHGQKGVIGMLIDQADMPYTVKGVVPDIILNPHALPSRMTIGQIMEALAGKYVALTGKPVDATPFIESPPLEEIRKGIIESGFLPDGTEVVYDGRTGQKLKGRILFGVVYYQKLHHMVADKIHARARGPVQILTRQPTEGRAREGGLRFGEMERDCLIGFGTAMLLKDRLLDNSDRTTIYVCDQCGYIGWYDRARNKYVCPIHGENANLYPVTVSYAFKLLLQELMSMIISPRLVLGDKVSVGGENNE, from the coding sequence GTGAGCCTTACAGTTGATGAGAGATGGGAAATTATTAAATCGTTCTTTAAACTAAGGGGTTTAGTGAGACAACATTTAGATTCTTTCAATGATTTTCTACGAAATAAATTGCAGCAAATAATAGATGAACAAGGAGAAATTATAACAGAAATACCTGGATTAAAAATTAAGTTAGGTAAAATAAGATATGATAGACCTGGAATCAGAGAAACAGATAAAGGACCTCCTAAAGAATTAACCCCTCTTGAGGCTAGACTTAGGAATTTAACTTATGCTGTCCCATTATATCTAACTATGATTCCAATAGAGAACAATATAGAAGGAGAACCAATTGAGGTTTACATAGGAGATTTGCCAATTATGTTAAAATCAATCGCGGATCCTACGTCTAACATGACTTATGATGAGCTAATAAAGATAGGAGAAGATCCTAAGGATCCTGGAGGCTATTTTATAGTAAATGGAACAGAAAAAGTAATCGTTGCACAAGAAGATTTAGCCACTAATAGAGTTTTGGTTGATTATGGTAAAAGTGGTTCTAATATAACCCATGTTGCAAAAATTACATCAGCTGCTGCAGGATATAGAGTTCAAGTAGTAATTGAAAGATTAAAGGATAGTAGTATTCAAGTATCATTTGCTACTGTTCCAGGGAAAATTCCATTTGTCATTATGATGAGAGCACTAGGTTTTACTACAGATAAGGATATTGTTTATGCAGTATCTTTAGATCCAGAAATACAGAATGAGTTACTACCTTCATTAGAGCAAGCCAGTTCAATAACTACAGTTGAAGATGCCCTTGATTTTATAGGAAATAGGATAGCTATTGGACAGAAAAGAGAAAACAGAATTCAAAGAGCAGAGCAAATTATAGATAAATACTTCTTACCTCATATTGGTACGTCTCCAGAAGATAGGAAAAAGAAGGGATATTATTTAGCTGCTGCTGTAAATAAACTTCTAGAACTATATCTAGGAAGAAGGCAACCAGATGATAAGGATCATTATGCCAATAAGAGAGTTAGACTAGCAGGAGATTTATTTACAAGCTTATTCAGGGTCTCATTTAAAGCATTCGTTAAAGATCTGGTTTATCAATTAGAAAAGGCAAAAGTAAGGGGTAGAAGACTTTCATTAACCGCGTTAGTAAGGGCGGATATAATAACTGAAAGAGTAAGGCACGCACTAGCTACCGGAAATTGGGTTGGAGGAAGAACTGGTGTAAGCCAGCTATTAGATAGAACTAATTGGTTATCAATGTTAAGTCACTTAAGGAGAGTAGTATCCTCATTAGCCAGAGGGCAACCTAACTTTGAAGCTAGAGATTTACATGGTACTCAATGGGGTAGAATGTGTCCGTTTGAAACACCAGAAGGTCCAAATAGTGGACTAGTTAAAAACTTAGCATTATTAGCTCAAGTTTCCGTTGGTATTAATGAATCAAGCATAGAGAAGGTAATTTATGAGCAAGGTGTTGTATCTCAAGAGGAACTTATAGAAAGGCTTTCAGCTGAAGAAGATATAAATAAGTATCTAAATTGGAGTAAAGTCTATTTAAATGGGAGATTACTAGGATATTATCCAGACGGAAAAGAGCTAGCAGAAAAAATAAGAGAATTACGTAGATCTGGTAAGATTAGTGATGAAGTTAATGTTGCTCATATAGTTACAGATTTCATTAATGAAGTTCATGTAAATTGTGATTCTGGAAGAGTTAGAAGGCCACTAATTGTTGTTAAAGATGGTAAACCCTTAGTAAGCGAAGAGGACATAGAAAAATTAAGAAAAGGAGAGATAACTTTTGATGATCTTGTAAAACAAGGTAAGATTGAATTTCTAGATGCTGAAGAAGAGGAAAATGCCTATATTGCACTTAACCCCCAGGATTTAACCAAGGACCATACTCATTTAGAGATATGGTCTCCAGCTATTTTGGGCATAACAGCGTCTATAATACCTTACCCAGAGCATAATCAATCTCCTAGAAATACATATCAGTCAGCTATGGCGAAACAAGCTTTAGGATTATACGCGGCTAACTATCAACTCAGAACTGATACTCGTGCTCATTTACTTCATTATCCGCAAAAACCTTTAGTAGGAACAAAAATATTAGACATTATAGGCTATAATGATAGACCTGCTGGGAATAACGCTATTTTAGCAGTTATGTCATACACAGGATATAATATGGAGGATGCAATTATCATGAACAAATCTTCAGTAGAAAGGGGTATGTATAGGTCAACATTCTTCAGACTTTATTCAACTGAAGAGTTGAAATATCCGGGGGGTCAAGAAGACAAAATAATGAAGCCAGAGCCAGGTACTAAGGGTTACAAGGGTAATGAGTATTATAGATTACTTGAAGATAATGGAATAGTATCACCAGAGGTTGAAGTAAAGGGTGGAGATGTACTTATAGGTAAAGTTAGTCCGCCAAGATTTTTACAAGAATTTAAAGAACTATCTCCAGAGCAATCAAAGAGAGACACCTCAATTGTTACAAGACATGGAGAGATGGGTATAGTAGATTTAGTATTAGTAACTGAGTCATCTGAAGGAAATAAGCTAGTAAAAGTTAGAGTGAGAGATCTTAGAATCCCAGAAATAGGTGATAAATTCGCTACAAGACACGGACAAAAAGGAGTAATAGGAATGCTAATAGATCAGGCTGACATGCCATATACAGTAAAAGGAGTAGTTCCAGATATAATTTTAAATCCACATGCGTTACCATCAAGAATGACAATAGGACAAATAATGGAAGCTTTGGCGGGTAAGTATGTTGCGCTAACGGGTAAACCAGTTGATGCTACTCCATTTATTGAAAGTCCTCCTTTAGAAGAAATAAGGAAAGGGATTATAGAATCAGGATTCTTACCAGATGGAACAGAAGTAGTTTATGATGGTAGAACAGGTCAGAAATTAAAGGGCAGAATATTATTTGGAGTAGTGTACTATCAGAAATTGCATCACATGGTAGCAGATAAGATTCACGCCAGAGCTAGGGGTCCAGTCCAAATTTTAACAAGACAGCCAACTGAAGGAAGAGCAAGAGAGGGTGGTTTGAGATTTGGAGAAATGGAAAGAGATTGTTTAATTGGTTTTGGTACTGCAATGCTCCTTAAGGATAGGTTATTAGATAACTCTGATAGGACAACAATTTACGTTTGCGATCAATGCGGTTATATAGGTTGGTACGATAGAGCTAGAAATAAGTATGTATGTCCAATACATGGTGAGAATGCAAACTTATATCCAGTTACGGTTTCATATGCATTTAAGTTGCTTTTACAAGAATTAATGAGTATGATTATCTCACCTAGATTAGTATTAGGTGATAAAGTTTCTGTAGGTGGTGAGAATAATGAGTGA
- a CDS encoding 50S ribosomal protein L30e: protein MSEVTGFESELKTLLRTGKVVFGSKKTIKMVKTGKVKMVIIASTLRQDLKDDILAYAKISNIPVYQYNGSAYELGTLCGKPFMISTIGVIDPGESRLLEEIKEGAQ from the coding sequence ATGTCAGAAGTAACAGGATTTGAAAGCGAGCTAAAAACTTTATTAAGAACAGGGAAAGTAGTTTTTGGGAGCAAAAAAACAATAAAAATGGTGAAGACAGGGAAAGTGAAAATGGTTATAATAGCTTCTACCTTGAGGCAAGATCTCAAGGATGACATTCTAGCTTATGCAAAGATATCTAATATTCCAGTTTATCAGTATAATGGTAGTGCATATGAATTAGGAACACTTTGTGGAAAACCATTTATGATATCCACTATTGGTGTTATAGATCCTGGCGAATCTCGATTACTAGAAGAAATAAAGGAGGGGGCTCAATAA
- a CDS encoding DNA-directed RNA polymerase subunit H gives MRSSSKIKIDPSQHELVPKHEVLSIEEAYKILKELGIKPEQLPWIRASDPIAKLVGAKPGDIIKITRKSSLSGEVVVYRYVISG, from the coding sequence ATGCGTTCTTCATCAAAAATTAAAATAGATCCTAGCCAGCATGAGCTTGTTCCTAAGCACGAGGTTCTAAGCATAGAAGAAGCTTATAAAATTCTTAAGGAGTTGGGAATAAAACCAGAACAACTTCCTTGGATTAGAGCGTCAGATCCTATAGCTAAACTAGTTGGTGCAAAACCGGGGGATATAATTAAAATTACTAGAAAAAGCTCTTTGTCGGGAGAAGTAGTCGTATATAGATACGTTATAAGTGGGTGA
- the rpoA1 gene encoding DNA-directed RNA polymerase subunit A', whose protein sequence is MSEKIIKGIKFGILSPDEIRKMSVTAIITSEVYDEDGTPIEGGVMDPRLGVIEPGQKCPTCGNTLNGCPGHFGHIELVRPVIHVGFVKHVYDILRATCRHCGRLKIKEEDLQRYSRIYHAIKDRWPSAARRLVEYIKKNAMKNMECPHCGEKQFKIKLEKPYNFYEERKEGVIRLTPSDIRERLERIPDTDYELLGYDPKYSRPEWMILTVLPVPPITIRPSITIESGIRAEDDLTHKLVDIIRINERLKESIDAGAPQLIIEDLWDLLQYHVATYFDNEIPGIPPAKHRSGRPLRTLAQRLKGKEGRFRGNLSGKRVDFSSRTVISPDPNISIDEVGVPVAIAKTLTVPERVTKMNIEKLRQFVINGPDKWPGANYVIRPDGRRIDLRYVKDRKELASSLTPGYIVERHLIDGDIVLFNRQPSLHRISMMGHKVKVLPGRTFRLNLLVCPPYNADFDGDEMNLHVPQSEEAIAEAKEIMLVHKNIITPRYGGPIMGGAQDYISGAYLLTVKTTLLTREEVTTILGVTDFMGEIGEPAILAPREYYTGKQIVSLFLPKDFNFHGQANISKGFRACKNEVCPHDSYIVIKNGILLEGVLDKKAIGNQQPESILHWLVREYGTEYGRWIMDNVFKLFIRFIELRGFTMTLDDVTIPPQAFKEIDEQIEVAYKKVEELIKQYNEGTLELIPGRTAEESLEDHILETLDQLRKVAGDIASKYLDPFNNVYIMAVTGARGSELNITQMAAMLGQQSVRGERIKRGYMTRTLPHFKSGDISPDARGFVHNSFTRGLTPIEMFFHAAGGREGLVDTAVRTSQSGYMQRRLINALSDLRVEYDGTVRSLYGEVIELAYGEDEVHPMYSSHGKTVDVNRIIERVVGWKR, encoded by the coding sequence ATGAGTGAAAAGATAATTAAAGGAATAAAATTTGGAATACTTTCTCCTGACGAAATAAGAAAGATGTCAGTGACCGCTATTATAACATCTGAAGTATACGACGAAGACGGTACTCCTATTGAAGGAGGTGTAATGGATCCAAGGCTTGGAGTAATTGAACCAGGCCAAAAATGTCCTACATGTGGAAATACTTTGAATGGTTGTCCAGGACATTTTGGTCATATAGAATTAGTTAGACCAGTAATTCATGTAGGCTTTGTAAAGCACGTTTATGATATATTAAGGGCTACATGTAGACATTGTGGAAGACTTAAGATAAAAGAAGAAGATTTACAGAGATATTCAAGAATATACCATGCAATTAAAGATAGATGGCCTTCTGCAGCAAGAAGATTAGTAGAATACATAAAGAAAAATGCAATGAAAAACATGGAATGTCCTCACTGTGGCGAAAAGCAGTTCAAGATAAAGTTAGAGAAACCGTATAATTTCTATGAAGAGAGGAAAGAAGGTGTTATTAGGTTAACTCCTTCAGATATAAGAGAAAGACTAGAAAGAATACCAGATACTGATTATGAATTATTAGGATATGATCCTAAATATTCTAGGCCAGAATGGATGATTTTAACAGTATTACCTGTTCCTCCAATAACTATTAGACCTTCAATAACAATAGAAAGCGGAATCAGAGCCGAAGATGATCTAACCCATAAGCTAGTGGATATAATAAGAATAAACGAAAGACTGAAGGAAAGCATAGATGCCGGAGCTCCACAGCTAATAATAGAAGATCTGTGGGATCTTTTACAGTATCATGTTGCAACTTACTTTGATAATGAAATTCCTGGAATACCACCAGCAAAACATAGATCTGGTAGACCTTTAAGAACATTAGCTCAAAGATTAAAGGGGAAAGAAGGTAGATTTAGAGGTAATTTATCTGGTAAAAGAGTTGATTTCTCATCCAGAACGGTCATATCTCCAGATCCTAATATTAGTATTGATGAAGTAGGAGTACCAGTGGCTATTGCAAAAACGTTAACTGTTCCAGAAAGAGTTACAAAAATGAATATAGAGAAACTAAGACAATTTGTTATTAATGGCCCCGATAAATGGCCTGGTGCTAATTACGTGATTAGACCAGATGGTAGAAGAATCGATTTAAGATATGTTAAAGATAGAAAGGAACTTGCATCAAGTTTAACCCCTGGATATATCGTTGAAAGACATCTAATTGATGGTGATATCGTATTATTTAATAGACAGCCATCTCTACATAGGATCTCCATGATGGGGCATAAAGTAAAGGTATTGCCAGGTAGGACTTTCAGGTTAAATCTGTTAGTATGCCCACCATATAATGCCGATTTCGATGGAGACGAAATGAACTTACACGTTCCACAGTCAGAAGAGGCAATAGCTGAAGCTAAAGAAATAATGCTTGTACACAAGAATATTATAACTCCTAGATATGGAGGTCCTATAATGGGTGGAGCACAAGATTATATTAGTGGAGCTTATCTATTAACAGTAAAAACTACGTTACTTACTAGAGAAGAAGTAACTACAATTCTGGGTGTAACTGATTTTATGGGTGAGATAGGAGAGCCTGCAATATTAGCACCTAGAGAATACTACACAGGGAAGCAGATAGTAAGTCTATTCTTGCCAAAAGATTTCAATTTCCATGGACAAGCTAATATATCCAAAGGTTTCAGAGCTTGTAAGAATGAAGTATGTCCTCATGATTCCTATATAGTTATTAAGAATGGTATACTTTTAGAGGGAGTATTAGATAAAAAAGCAATAGGCAATCAGCAACCAGAAAGTATATTGCATTGGTTAGTGAGAGAATATGGAACAGAATATGGAAGATGGATAATGGACAACGTATTCAAACTATTTATAAGGTTTATCGAGTTAAGAGGTTTTACTATGACGTTAGATGATGTAACGATACCACCTCAAGCATTTAAAGAAATTGATGAACAAATAGAAGTAGCTTATAAAAAAGTAGAAGAATTAATTAAGCAATACAATGAAGGAACATTAGAACTAATACCTGGTAGAACCGCTGAAGAGAGCTTGGAAGATCACATTTTAGAAACGTTAGATCAATTAAGAAAAGTAGCTGGCGATATAGCAAGTAAATATCTAGATCCATTTAACAATGTTTATATCATGGCAGTTACTGGCGCAAGAGGTAGTGAACTAAATATAACACAGATGGCTGCTATGTTAGGTCAGCAATCAGTTAGAGGTGAAAGGATAAAAAGAGGGTATATGACAAGGACATTACCTCATTTTAAGTCTGGGGATATCTCCCCAGATGCTAGAGGTTTTGTACATAACTCATTCACAAGAGGATTAACACCGATAGAAATGTTCTTCCATGCTGCTGGAGGCAGGGAAGGTCTAGTGGATACTGCAGTGCGAACTTCACAGAGCGGTTATATGCAAAGAAGATTAATCAATGCTTTATCTGATTTGAGGGTCGAATATGATGGTACTGTAAGGTCCTTATATGGAGAAGTAATCGAATTAGCTTATGGTGAAGACGAGGTTCATCCAATGTATAGTTCTCACGGTAAAACTGTTGACGTAAATAGAATAATAGAAAGAGTAGTAGGATGGAAGAGGTGA
- a CDS encoding bifunctional nuclease domain-containing protein → MSQDNSEELIKVEKVEAFFYPIHGIPTMVLYLEDGREFKMFQIPPEIVIALNRLQEKRDYEELLRGDKRENIYDVLAFSSEIKDQLSKIINRVVINDVNEEYGVYIATVEFKFDGVIIEKQLIPSHAVFLAIVSNRPIYVKKSLVDEQEKQERKSGEDV, encoded by the coding sequence ATGAGCCAAGATAATTCAGAGGAGTTAATAAAAGTAGAAAAAGTAGAAGCGTTCTTTTACCCTATTCATGGGATTCCAACGATGGTATTATATCTAGAAGATGGAAGAGAATTTAAAATGTTTCAGATTCCACCAGAAATCGTTATAGCATTAAATAGATTGCAAGAGAAAAGAGATTACGAAGAATTATTAAGAGGTGATAAGAGAGAAAATATATATGATGTGCTTGCATTCTCTTCTGAAATTAAAGATCAATTAAGCAAGATAATAAATAGAGTTGTTATAAATGATGTAAACGAAGAGTACGGGGTTTATATTGCTACTGTGGAATTTAAATTTGATGGAGTAATTATAGAAAAACAATTAATTCCTAGCCATGCAGTTTTTCTTGCGATAGTATCTAATAGACCAATTTATGTAAAGAAGAGTTTAGTTGATGAACAAGAAAAACAGGAAAGAAAGAGCGGAGAAGACGTATAA